The DNA segment CCAGCCTATTATCTGCGCCACCTGTCACGGCCCCTCCCGTTGGTCTCAGATCTTGGATCCTATCTTGTACAGCCATGTGTGACGGCTGACGGATGGTATAAGAAAGCTCCGTGCTCGGCCGATGATTTTGGACTTATCGCACGAAAGCATTCGGCATTCGGGCATGAAATGGGGTTCATAGCCGGGCGGACTTGACAAAGAGTCCTATTCAGTGTAGAGGCGGTATCAGCAGCTACCGCGTATCCACGATGGACTTGCGAACACTGCTCATGAGTGAGTTTCACACCCAATCCATATTCGATAGCGGAGTGCATCATGCACCCTTTTGGGAATGCCAGCCATCCGGGCGTGCGGCATTGGACTCACATAAGCGTTTGTCAGCGCGATGGGAAGGACTGCTTCATACATGTCTGGCCTATGAGGAgtgacctttggatccttGCCCTGGGAATTGGATCACGACGATGTCTAATAGGACGCAGCAGCTTGATTGAAATCCGACAGGTTTACTCCCTCAAGAGAGCAGCATGTTAGTAGGAATTTATCTCATTTCAATTTCCAATAAAAAGGCACGAAACGTCGCGTGCGAACTTGGTGATGCTCGCCACATACCTATCAGTCCACCATCCAAACACCTCCGTCTGGCAGTGGAAAACACCTTTAAGAATAAAGACTTTTACCAAAAAGTACTGGCCATACGAGAGAAGAAGTCTCTAAATTGACCGCATGTCTCGATTTCTTTTCTCATTACGTGTCACAGTCAACCGCATTgattgaaaagaaaaactcTCGAAGGTCGCCTCCTTCGAATAACCCCACCCAGCCCCTGAGCTTGTTTACTTCGCTTGCCATGCCAAGTCGTCGTCCGAGCAGCCCTTGACATGGGTGATGACACCATCGcgtaccctaacccttgacATTCAATCCCACCCTCAACAAGAAAAACATCCATCGACGAAAACAATAGAGACAACATCTCTTCTTGACAACAAATTTCCAGAATTTCCACATGCCAACGGGCCTTCCAGCACAAATTAATGACCATTCAAAAATCGGTCGGTCATTCTTCCCACCGAAACCCGGCCCGCATAGGAGCCCCACACCCTAAATGGTGACGTCAAATCCCCTACAGATGTCAACCGTGATCTCAACCTCAAGCAGCCAGATCGTTCTAGGCAATCGAGTCTCTCTTAACCCGCAGCCTTTTATGGCATGCGATCCTAAATTAGCGGGGAAGTTCAAAGGTTAAAATACTGCAGTGATGCGGAGCTGCAGTCCTAACTAACGCCGAACCAACCTCCTGATGTCATCATGACTGGCGCATACCGCACATCACTCCTCCGCTTTTCTTAAATGCGCCCTTCCGCCTTCGCCTCAACGCTCCCATACCAATTGATTTGCCAATCATTTTCcaatcccccaccaccgttgtGCAACCTACCTCTTCACTAACATCAACTTTGGACATacaaaaaccaaaccaacccgATCCCAAACACAAACCACCCGTTCCACACCTAGCaatccaaccaccccaacaccttcaaaaTGTCCAACATGGCCCGCAACCGCGTCATCCCCGCTGTCATCGCCTCCGGCCTCTTCGGCGGACTCCTCTACTCGACAGCCGGCGGCTCCAATCAGCCTCGTCCCCGCGCCCGCCACGACGCAGCAGCCACCAACCTAAACGTCTCTGAGTCCCTCGAGTCCATCGCCGGCACGGGCGGTAAGCACACCCGCAAGCAGTCCGACATACCCTCCGACATCGACCCCAAGAACACTCGCATCGCGAGccacaacccaaccgccCACGCCAAGCGGTCGCCCTCCAAGACGCTCGACCTCGGGGACGGAAGTGAGCCCAGCCAGCTGCCCAAGAATGTCGGGCCTCACCGGGATCTTTGATCAGAGAAGAGGTGATGGGAAAAGGAgcatgacgaggaagatcaAAGTGTAGGATAACGCTGGTGAGACAATATGCCAGAAAAAGCAAAGCGCCTCAAACGAAGGAGGTGAGCCAGCCATAAGGAGATACGGTTGGAGTCTGCATAGTTTGGCGTTTGGTTGCTTTGAACAGCATAGTAATATGTAACAAAATAGATAACATGATGCAAACCTTTGTGGTGTCCCCCGATATTCGACAATATTCAAGCTGGTCAAACAGCGGAAGCGTACCTTATGACACGCACGCATGAAATCCAGGTCAATTCCAGGAACACGTCCAAAGAGCCAATCGGAAATGGAACGTCAGATTAAACACAACTGGAACAGAATTTCTTTCAGCGTACTTCTCCTacaacttcaacaccacattACTCTCATCTTTCAACAAGTATCCCCCATCTAAGTCCTACAGGTAAAACGACGACATATGTGTAAAAACTTCATATCGCCACCCAAAACCGCCCATATCTCATTCCACCGCTCTCATTTGTTGTAGCTTACAACAGCGTCATCCCGACCACAAGACCAAGAACCAACAAATTGACAGACCATTGAGCCAGTGTCGCGATGCTAGTAACAGCAGTTTGTcccgatggtggtggggcctCCACAGGAGTTGGCGGTTGCGAGCTACTATTGCCCGCGATTGAAGCATTGGCCCCCAATCCTCCCGTGAGTGGTGCCGTGCCATTGGAGTGTACTAAGACAGGAATGATTGCCGTCACATCTGCCAGGTTGAAGCACTGCCTCCGGTGGCTGGCGTCGTAGTCAAGGGAAAAGACAGTAACAGCACTGAGGCACTTGGGCGCAACGGTGCTTACCGTGTCGGTAGCCTCAAACTGCTTGTAGCCAGAATCGGTGTGCATGCGGTTGAAAACGCCGCTCTTGTGGTTGTACGCAACCTTGACTCCCACGTCCTGGGTGGCCCGCATCAGAACAAACGGGGGGTTCGTGCATTCATCGCTTGTCTCGGATGTGATGTAGGGCAAGTCGACAGTCACACCGTATCCCTCGGGAAGGACTCGATCTCCGTTTGCCTTGCTGATGAAAGCTTGCACAAGGTTAGAGGCAAGGCGAGCATTGATGGTGGCGGGATCCTGGAGCCCAGCTTTGGTGCTAGTGTTGAGTGACGAATAGACGGTGGCTTCGTTGCCAGTCCAGAATGCCATGGCGGGGATTCCGCGCTCAATAGCAACGTAAGTTGCGGCCATGGCCCCGGACAAAGTTTCGAGGAAAGTACCTGAGTTTGACCCAGAATTGGGACCCGAGATGATGAGGTCGGGGGCTTCGAGCCGACAAATGGTAGGATATATGTAGTCCAAtgccaccagcacctgcgCTGTCGCTGTGCCATTGTAATACCATATGTGGTTGTCGGTCGGATCAGTTCCAAGGGACGGTGCGCCAGCTTTCACGAGACCTGCATGTCACCACATGGGTCAGCAACACGTcttcaagcagcagctaTGTGGGAGCACATACCCCAATCTCCATCGGCGTCCAgtcgggggttggtggtgaattcGGCATGGAGACCAGCACCCGTCTGGGCAGCAACAGAGGCAACGACGTAACAATTGTGGCCGATGGAAGTCATTTGGCGGTAGAGTTCGCGAACACTGGCGGTTCCAAATCCGTCAGCGTTCTGCGTACCAGTTCTGTTAGTGCATGTCAGGAATGAATaagtgaggttgttgatgacaaACCGTGATAAGGATGTTCAAGGCCTCCACGTGAGAAagcagagcagcagcagctgcaaCAAAGGTGACGGTGTGCATGTTTGTGGTGCAATGTGTCGGTGCCTGTACAAGATAGCGTGTTGTATTTGAAGAGTAGCAATGAGCAAGGCCAGGtacaagaaacaaaactggtgatggtgttggaagaggaTCAAGTCAAATGTTTCGAGAAAAAGCTGACACCTGTCCAGTCATCTTGTTGTAGGGTTCTAATGCCACGAGGAAGGGACGGACAGGTCGACGAGGTGAATATCCTCCGGTGCCTTCCACTCAATCTATCAAACGTCATTGCGGCCGGTCAACTCAGCTGCTTGATGTGGAGGAACTCccaaggaaggaaggaaggctGGTAGGCTTCGTACGAGAGTGGGAACAGGAGacggtttggtggtgatggttaAGGGGAAGTTGCACTtgccatccccaccatcgaGGTATTATCCAACATGCCATGATGCTATGATGCCATGTCGCGCCCACTGCACTCGACTTTGAGGGTCGGTGGAGGTGTGAATCATAAGTTGGGGCGTGGAAAGTGGGGTCCTCGGTGTTGCTCCTTCACCTTGCTCGCAGTGGGCAGGCAGTGTGACATTGCAGCCTGGACATGGAAGGCTTAAAGGCAGTAACGATCCATGCAGTGTGTAATTTCTGCACTGAGTTGGCATCTTCGaggaaacaagaaaaacaaTAGCAAGGTGGAATGTCCTGAATTCGAGGGCCCGAGACCTTGTGGTCGACTTTTCACTGTCACCCTCAGACGTTCTGCTATTTACAAAGCTTAGCCCGGTTGTCAAATCCCATCCAAGAGCCCTTCCCATCCAGCATTGAAACACACTCCGACAACTCTTAGAATCCCAGAGCAGAGTTGAATGCATCCGCGGTTGTGGCATCCTTGGTTCCCAAGGCCTGAACTTGGGCTTTCGCCTGTTCACACAAAGCTTTGGCCGCATCATTTGCCTCGCAAACGTTGGTGAGCTGATCGCAGACtctgttggtgatgatgttcgGGTTCagcgcctcctgctggcCTTCAGCCACAAGAGGATCGACAGGCAAGAAAGTTCCCTCATCCGCCTGACGACCGGGGCGACCGAGGACGAAGTCGATGCTGGGGTTGCAAAGCCCAAAGTCGGGGGCCGCATTGGCGCCGTTATTGCCATTCTGGTTCTGGCGAGCGccaacagcggcagcggatGCGGTTGAGGCCGCGAACAAAGCAACGAGGAGAGTCTTGGCGTACATTTTGGGAGATTGATGTTGGATGGTAGGTTGGTAGAGACCGACTGGCGGTTGGATGCAAAGATATGTACGTTCAAAGAATGAAACAGTTCCCAGAACTGGAAGTGCGAGATCAACTCTGAAAGAAAGGACTGAAGAAcggttgttgatggatgTAAAGAAAAAGTCGGAACCGATAGGCGACCCACGGCATCTTAATAGAAAATATGGATTGCGCCTACAATTGCCTCTGCATTCTTGAAACGGTGATTTGGATCTCGCCTGGGCGTAGATCATACCGAGGTGTCTGAGTGAGACGGGTAGAAAGACAAGACGAGACAGCGTCAAAATGCAATGCGGTCTTGGCAACCACAACTTCGCCAAAGATCATTGACGGTAGTGTCGATCTTTACCATTGGCATGCCAGTCTGTCATGCGGACGGCATATCTGAACCTGATCAGCAGTTGGCGATTTACGCTCCTTGCCCTCAATCTTCTTTGCCGTCTAGCTCAAACACAACATGACCTTGTCACCTCTTAAGGCTCCACGTGGGCTTCGTCTGATGCGTCCAAGGGTGTCGCGACGATATACCATACAACCCATGACATATGTTGAATGGGAATGGATTGTCTTGGAATTGTGCAGGTTGTTACTAGGATTattcttttgttcttgataCCGTTGTGTTGAGGTTGATTAGGTAAGAAGCACATTTATCACTTCCTTGTTATGGTGTCTTTTTACATAGTGAATGTCGGGTAGGTGCCTTCACTGCATCATTTACTCCAGTGATTGCTAGCCTGTTGGGAACTGAACCGCCTCTTTGTAGGCCGTGGATGCCTAATGAATCTTCCATGGCTTGTGCAGCACTGCAAAGGGTCTTGCTTAATTGCTGCTGCCTAAGGTATTGCTCTCGCTCCACGGCAGCTGCTGCGAAATGTGTTTGTTTACCACAAAAACCccgcctacctacctatctagtTCAACGCGACCACAAGGCTGAAAGACCGCAAAGCCGGGCCATTCAGCTAAACTTTCCGCCGTGCGATTTAATTTCTTGCTTCGCGATTTAATTTCTTGCTGCCCGACTGTCTCTCTTCGCGACCACACTCTCCACTTCCACCAGATTAGCCATATTCATCCAATCCTCTTCCACTCACCGCGGcgccttttttcttcccacTTCCCACCAATTTTGGTACCTCAATCCCTATCTCTCGCCACAATGGCTCCCAATTCAAAGAAGCCAGACCCAGACTCGACTGATGAGAATATTCTCATCAGTCATGACCAACTTTACAAGATCGATCAGCTCCGAGCCAGAAACATCGGAAAGTATCTTCCGCTTCCTCAGCTTGTGTAAGTGATGAGTCGCTCTATTTTCCCTCCCTTCTCGAAGCAATGCTAACAATTTCTTCACAGGGCTGTTGGTGGCAAAACTCTGGAAAGTCGTCTCTTTTGGAGACCGTCACGGGAATTCCATTCCCACGCGGGTAGGAGCTCTGCACACGTTATGCCACTCAGATCACCCATCGCAGAGACAGTGATGCCTTTATATCAGTTAGCATTATCCCGGGACCCCGCGCTTCCGTCGAGCACAAGGAGGTTGTCGAAAGCTACTCTCGCTATCTCAACGACACAGCCCAGCTTCAGGCCGAGTTCCCGGCCATTCTAGATGAGGTACCTATGCTGCCACCACACCCT comes from the Podospora pseudocomata strain CBS 415.72m chromosome 5, whole genome shotgun sequence genome and includes:
- a CDS encoding hypothetical protein (EggNog:ENOG503PMXF); translation: MSNMARNRVIPAVIASGLFGGLLYSTAGGSNQPRPRARHDAAATNLNVSESLESIAGTGGKHTRKQSDIPSDIDPKNTRIASHNPTAHAKRSPSKTLDLGDGSEPSQLPKNVGPHRDL
- a CDS encoding hypothetical protein (EggNog:ENOG503PEDC) yields the protein MYAKTLLVALFAASTASAAAVGARQNQNGNNGANAAPDFGLCNPSIDFVLGRPGRQADEGTFLPVDPLVAEGQQEALNPNIITNRVCDQLTNVCEANDAAKALCEQAKAQVQALGTKDATTADAFNSALGF
- a CDS encoding hypothetical protein (COG:U; EggNog:ENOG503NXGD); this translates as MAPNSKKPDPDSTDENILISHDQLYKIDQLRARNIGKYLPLPQLVDSDAFISVSIIPGPRASVEHKEVVESYSRYLNDTAQLQAEFPAILDEDQVNACMGIRTPRNPTGQYTFSEDVLKLRSAAPTETTSPSLMSWHLPHHDGGHHHGK
- a CDS encoding hypothetical protein (EggNog:ENOG503NXE9; COG:S) encodes the protein MHTVTFVAAAAALLSHVEALNILITNADGFGTASVRELYRQMTSIGHNCYVVASVAAQTGAGLHAEFTTNPRLDADGDWGLVKAGAPSLGTDPTDNHIWYYNGTATAQVLVALDYIYPTICRLEAPDLIISGPNSGSNSGTFLETLSGAMAATYVAIERGIPAMAFWTGNEATVYSSLNTSTKAGLQDPATINARLASNLVQAFISKANGDRVLPEGYGVTVDLPYITSETSDECTNPPFVLMRATQDVGVKVAYNHKSGVFNRMHTDSGYKQFEATDTVSTVAPKCLSAVTVFSLDYDASHRRQCFNLADVTAIIPVLVHSNGTAPLTGGLGANASIAGNSSSQPPTPVEAPPPSGQTAVTSIATLAQWSVNLLVLGLVVGMTLL